Proteins encoded by one window of Leptospira kanakyensis:
- a CDS encoding toxin-antitoxin system HicB family antitoxin: MNKKNVLTIRIPEDLKERIEKTAATQGVSLNQFALYAFTRGISDIDTANLLKKRIQGKTKESIEDGFKKVMGKVGKKDKLPNWDKL; the protein is encoded by the coding sequence ATGAATAAGAAAAATGTTTTAACTATTCGTATTCCTGAAGATTTGAAAGAGAGAATTGAAAAAACTGCTGCTACGCAGGGTGTTTCTCTTAATCAATTTGCTTTATATGCTTTTACAAGAGGTATAAGCGATATTGATACTGCAAACCTTCTCAAAAAACGAATTCAAGGAAAAACTAAAGAATCAATTGAAGATGGATTCAAAAAAGTTATGGGAAAAGTTGGAAAGAAAGATAAACTTCCTAACTGGGATAAACTTTAA